One window from the genome of Streptococcus halotolerans encodes:
- a CDS encoding SP_0009 family protein produces the protein MENLIETIEKFLQYSDEKLEELSEKNNALRQGESEEEKD, from the coding sequence ATGGAAAATTTAATTGAAACGATAGAGAAGTTCTTACAATATTCCGATGAAAAATTAGAAGAACTCTCAGAAAAAAATAATGCCTTAAGGCAAGGAGAAAGTGAGGAAGAGAAAGACTAG
- a CDS encoding IS3 family transposase (programmed frameshift) → MSRRVRRQFTDDFKQQIVDLHNAGMKRSEIIKEYDLTPSTFDKWVRQAKTTGSFKSVDNLTNDQRELIALRKRNKELEMQLDILKQAAVIMAPKRQIITANKDKYSISAMCRWLNLPRSSYYYKAIEPVSETELEEKVKQIFLESKSRYGARKIKKCLETEGILLSRRRIRRIMKRWNLVSVYQQTTFKSHSKGKNEAPIPNRLARQFNQERPLEAIVTDLTYVRVGKRWAYVCLIIDLYSREIIGLSVGWQKTAELVKQAIQSIPYALTKVNLFHSDRGKEFDNQLIDEVLGAFGITRSLSQAGCPYDNAVAESTYRSFKIEFINQEIFHSLEELTLKTKDYVHWWNHHRIHGSLNYQTPMARRVIA, encoded by the exons ATGTCTAGAAGAGTACGTCGTCAATTCACTGATGACTTTAAACAACAAATCGTTGACCTTCACAATGCAGGTATGAAACGTAGCGAAATCATCAAAGAATATGATTTAACCCCCTCAACCTTTGACAAATGGGTGAGACAAGCTAAAACAACTGGTTCCTTCAAATCGGTTGATAATCTAACAAATGACCAACGGGAGCTCATAGCCCTTAGAAAACGCAATAAAGAACTCGAAATGCAGCTAGACATCCTAAAGCAAGCGGCAGTGATTATGGCAC CAAAAAGGCAAATAATCACTGCTAACAAGGATAAATACAGCATTTCAGCCATGTGTCGTTGGTTGAACCTCCCTCGTTCTAGCTATTACTACAAAGCCATAGAGCCAGTATCGGAAACTGAGCTTGAAGAAAAAGTTAAGCAGATTTTCCTTGAGAGCAAATCTAGATATGGTGCTCGAAAGATCAAGAAATGTCTGGAAACAGAAGGAATCCTCTTGTCTCGTCGTCGCATTCGTCGGATCATGAAGCGATGGAATCTCGTATCTGTTTACCAGCAGACTACCTTCAAGTCGCATTCTAAAGGGAAAAATGAAGCACCCATTCCAAATCGCTTAGCCAGACAATTCAATCAAGAAAGACCACTTGAAGCGATTGTAACAGACTTGACTTATGTCCGTGTTGGTAAGCGCTGGGCTTATGTTTGCTTGATAATAGACCTCTATAGTCGTGAAATCATTGGTCTGTCAGTCGGTTGGCAGAAGACTGCAGAGCTCGTAAAGCAAGCGATTCAGAGTATCCCTTATGCCCTAACCAAGGTCAATCTTTTCCATTCTGATCGTGGTAAGGAGTTTGATAATCAGCTGATTGATGAGGTGTTAGGAGCATTTGGAATTACCCGTTCACTTAGTCAAGCAGGCTGTCCTTATGATAATGCCGTGGCTGAAAGTACTTATCGTTCCTTTAAAATTGAGTTTATTAATCAAGAAATCTTTCATTCGCTTGAAGAACTAACTCTCAAAACCAAGGACTACGTCCACTGGTGGAATCATCATCGCATTCACGGTAGTCTCAACTATCAAACCCCCATGGCTAGGCGAGTGATCGCTTAA
- a CDS encoding RNA-binding S4 domain-containing protein — MRLDKYLKVSRIIKRRPVAKEVADKGRIKVNGVLAKSSTDLRIDDEIEVRFGNKLLTVRVLEMKDSTKKEDAEKMYEIISEKRVEVNEEA; from the coding sequence ATGCGTTTAGACAAATATTTAAAAGTATCACGAATCATCAAGCGTCGTCCAGTGGCCAAAGAAGTGGCTGATAAAGGTCGCATTAAAGTTAATGGTGTTTTAGCAAAATCATCGACTGATCTCAGAATAGATGATGAGATTGAAGTTCGTTTTGGGAATAAACTATTAACTGTTCGTGTGTTAGAGATGAAAGACAGCACTAAAAAAGAAGATGCTGAAAAAATGTATGAAATCATTAGTGAAAAGCGAGTAGAAGTTAATGAAGAAGCCTAA
- the ftsH gene encoding ATP-dependent zinc metalloprotease FtsH, with the protein MNNKNNNGFVKNSLLYILIIVSVVTAFQYYFSGSNSQSQRISYSNLVKQLKKGDIKTVTYQPSGTVLEVTGQYKKAKKAKTSTDLAFLGDSKREVKSFTSTILYSDSTLNTLQKAADDADVNIKVKQESSSGTWISIIMSFLPLVVMIAFFSMMMNQGGGGARGAMSFGKNKAKTQSEGNVKVRFSDVAGAEEEKQELVEVVDFLKNPKKYKALGARIPSGVLLEGPPGTGKTLLAKAVAGEAGVPFFSISGSDFVEMFVGVGASRVRSLFEDAKKAERAIIFIDEIDAVGRRRGAGMGGGNDEREQTLNQLLIEMDGFEGNESIIVIAATNRSDVLDPALLRPGRFDRKVLVGQPDVKGREAILRVHAKNKPLAEDVDLKVVAQQTPGFVGADLENVLNEAALVAARRDKKVIDASDIDEAEDRVIAGPSKKDKSVSQRDRELVAFHEAGHTIVGLVLSNARVVHKVTIVPRGRAGGYMIALPKEDQMLLSKDDMKEQLAGLMGGRVAEEIIFNVQTTGASNDFEQASQMARAMVTEYGMSDKLGPVQYEGNHSMMAGQLSPEKSYSPETAQMIDDEVRELLNDARNKAADIINENRETHKLIAEALLKYETLDAAQIKSIYETGKMPEEADDDKEAHALSYDEIKEKMTEE; encoded by the coding sequence ATGAATAATAAAAACAATAACGGTTTTGTGAAAAACTCTCTACTATATATATTGATCATCGTCTCTGTGGTAACAGCATTTCAATATTATTTTAGTGGAAGTAATTCTCAAAGCCAGCGCATTAGCTACAGTAATTTAGTTAAACAACTAAAAAAAGGCGATATTAAAACTGTTACCTACCAGCCTAGTGGCACTGTTTTAGAAGTAACTGGACAATATAAAAAAGCTAAAAAAGCAAAAACATCCACAGACTTAGCTTTTTTAGGCGATTCTAAACGAGAAGTCAAAAGTTTTACAAGTACAATTTTGTATAGTGACTCTACGTTAAATACACTTCAAAAAGCAGCGGATGATGCAGACGTTAACATCAAAGTAAAACAAGAAAGTTCTAGTGGGACTTGGATTTCTATTATTATGAGCTTTTTACCGCTGGTCGTCATGATTGCTTTCTTTAGTATGATGATGAATCAAGGTGGCGGTGGAGCACGAGGAGCGATGAGTTTTGGTAAAAATAAAGCCAAGACTCAGAGTGAAGGCAATGTAAAAGTTCGCTTCTCAGATGTTGCCGGTGCAGAAGAAGAGAAACAAGAACTTGTAGAAGTTGTTGATTTCCTGAAAAATCCTAAAAAATATAAAGCTCTTGGGGCGCGTATTCCTTCAGGTGTCTTACTAGAGGGTCCTCCAGGTACCGGTAAAACTCTTCTTGCAAAAGCCGTAGCAGGTGAAGCAGGTGTTCCGTTCTTTAGCATTTCAGGATCTGATTTTGTTGAAATGTTTGTTGGTGTCGGTGCAAGCCGTGTCCGTTCGCTTTTCGAAGATGCCAAAAAAGCTGAACGAGCAATTATCTTTATTGATGAGATTGATGCGGTTGGTCGTCGTCGTGGAGCTGGAATGGGCGGAGGAAACGACGAACGTGAACAGACACTCAACCAACTGCTTATTGAGATGGATGGTTTTGAAGGCAATGAAAGTATCATCGTCATCGCTGCAACCAACCGTAGTGATGTGCTTGATCCAGCTCTTCTACGTCCGGGACGTTTTGACCGAAAGGTTCTTGTGGGACAACCAGATGTTAAGGGACGAGAAGCAATTTTACGTGTTCACGCTAAAAATAAACCATTAGCAGAAGATGTTGATTTGAAAGTTGTTGCTCAGCAAACACCAGGATTTGTCGGTGCAGATTTAGAAAATGTTCTTAATGAAGCCGCCCTTGTTGCTGCTCGACGAGATAAAAAAGTGATTGATGCTTCTGATATTGATGAAGCTGAGGACCGTGTTATTGCCGGTCCATCTAAGAAAGATAAGTCGGTATCGCAACGTGATCGTGAATTAGTAGCATTCCATGAAGCTGGTCATACGATTGTTGGTTTAGTACTTTCAAATGCTCGAGTAGTACATAAAGTAACCATTGTACCACGTGGACGTGCAGGCGGTTACATGATTGCCCTTCCTAAAGAAGACCAAATGCTCCTATCTAAAGATGATATGAAAGAGCAATTAGCGGGCTTAATGGGTGGGCGCGTAGCTGAAGAGATAATTTTCAACGTTCAGACTACTGGTGCTTCAAATGACTTTGAGCAAGCAAGTCAAATGGCTCGCGCTATGGTGACAGAATATGGAATGAGTGATAAACTTGGCCCTGTCCAATATGAAGGCAACCATTCGATGATGGCAGGACAATTGTCTCCAGAAAAATCATATTCGCCAGAAACAGCTCAAATGATTGATGATGAAGTTCGTGAACTACTTAATGATGCGCGCAATAAAGCAGCTGATATCATTAACGAAAATCGTGAAACGCATAAATTGATTGCAGAGGCTCTTCTTAAGTATGAAACATTGGATGCTGCTCAAATTAAATCAATCTACGAAACAGGAAAAATGCCTGAAGAAGCAGATGATGATAAAGAAGCACATGCTTTATCATACGATGAAATCAAAGAAAAAATGACAGAAGAATAG
- a CDS encoding FtsB family cell division protein, whose translation MKKPNVVQLNNDYIKDEKLKRRYEVEEHAKRHRFMGGLLLIVMLLFILPTYNLISSYHKLQEKKARVIQLKKDYQSVSKEVKDKKKLADSLKDKDFAAKYARAKYYYSKDGEMIFPVPDLLPK comes from the coding sequence ATGAAGAAGCCTAACGTTGTTCAGTTGAATAATGATTATATCAAAGATGAAAAGCTCAAACGGCGTTATGAAGTCGAGGAACATGCTAAGCGTCATCGATTTATGGGTGGATTACTGTTGATCGTAATGCTCCTTTTCATATTACCAACTTATAATCTCATAAGCAGTTATCATAAGTTGCAAGAAAAGAAAGCTCGTGTCATCCAGCTAAAAAAAGATTACCAATCTGTTTCTAAGGAAGTAAAAGATAAGAAAAAATTAGCAGATAGTTTGAAAGATAAGGATTTTGCTGCTAAATACGCTCGAGCAAAATATTATTACTCTAAGGACGGGGAGATGATTTTCCCTGTTCCAGATTTATTACCGAAATAA
- a CDS encoding ISL3 family transposase, with protein sequence MEQLDYIKDSLDIKDPNITFEKTFDKFFTHREYHAKLDYNAPQCPDCQGKMTKYDFQKPCKIPYLEMAGCKVLIRLKKRRFKCQACGKMAVAKTSLVRENHQIPNIINHKITDKLMSREAMTKIAEDLSVSVSTVYRQLNRFECKTDLTWLPENMSWDEYAFKKGKMSFIAQDFDANKIIAILDGRTQAVIRNHFMRYSHKVRSRVKVITMDMFSPYYDIAKQLFPKAKIVLDRFHIVQQLSRAMNRFRIQIMNQFEHQSYEYKALKRYWKLIQQDSRNLNDKRFYRPTFCMHLTNQEIVQRLLSYSDELRHHYELFQCLLFHFQEKQEKHFFELISDTIKQVHPIFKTVLSTFLKDKEKIINALKLPYSNAKLEATNNLIKVIKRNAFGFRNFENFKKRIYLALNTTKEKTKLVLSRC encoded by the coding sequence ATGGAACAATTAGATTATATCAAAGATTCACTTGACATTAAAGACCCTAACATCACTTTTGAAAAGACATTTGACAAGTTCTTCACTCACAGAGAATATCATGCCAAGTTAGATTATAATGCCCCGCAATGCCCTGATTGTCAAGGAAAAATGACAAAGTACGACTTCCAAAAGCCATGCAAAATTCCCTATCTGGAAATGGCGGGTTGTAAAGTACTGATTCGTCTCAAAAAGCGTCGCTTCAAATGTCAAGCGTGTGGGAAAATGGCTGTCGCTAAGACCTCTCTCGTCAGAGAAAATCACCAGATTCCCAACATCATTAACCACAAAATCACCGACAAACTCATGAGTCGTGAGGCAATGACAAAAATCGCTGAAGACCTGTCTGTCTCTGTGTCAACCGTCTATCGGCAACTCAACCGCTTTGAATGCAAGACCGATTTAACCTGGTTACCTGAGAACATGTCCTGGGATGAGTATGCTTTCAAGAAGGGAAAGATGAGCTTTATTGCCCAAGATTTCGATGCTAACAAGATTATCGCTATCCTTGATGGGCGGACGCAAGCTGTCATCAGAAATCATTTCATGCGGTATTCTCACAAGGTGCGCAGTCGTGTCAAAGTCATCACCATGGATATGTTTAGTCCCTATTATGACATCGCTAAGCAACTGTTTCCTAAGGCGAAGATTGTTCTCGATAGGTTCCACATTGTTCAACAGTTATCTCGTGCCATGAACCGTTTCCGTATCCAAATCATGAACCAATTTGAGCATCAATCTTACGAATATAAGGCCTTGAAACGTTACTGGAAACTCATCCAACAAGATAGTCGTAACCTAAACGATAAACGATTTTATCGCCCGACTTTTTGCATGCACTTGACCAATCAAGAGATTGTGCAACGTCTTTTGAGCTACTCTGATGAGCTACGTCACCACTATGAACTCTTCCAATGCCTTCTCTTTCATTTCCAAGAAAAGCAGGAGAAACACTTCTTTGAACTCATTTCTGATACCATCAAACAGGTCCATCCCATCTTCAAGACCGTCTTGTCAACCTTTCTAAAAGACAAAGAGAAGATTATTAATGCTCTGAAACTACCTTATTCCAATGCCAAACTAGAGGCGACCAACAACCTTATTAAAGTCATTAAGCGAAATGCTTTTGGCTTTAGGAACTTTGAAAACTTCAAAAAACGGATTTATCTTGCTTTGAACACAACAAAAGAGAAGACCAAACTGGTCCTCTCTCGGTGTTAG
- a CDS encoding serine hydrolase, with the protein MKKIVLFMLLPFFFKTLPVISTDVDFSLTDTQRYQLSQTAISPTTGLQIPKNPVLKTSVPVYKDADLKTPVKTLSPDDPLMIQSVEVNLLGLPVFHLADQTYMLADETLYYQDVVLDQMPLSGTYWTRKVDSIYDSPFVKGSKEVSQKPKDYTQVKVTAVATTHSGTYYQLDQYGWIEGHLISNQDTRMEKVQDVLTKKYQKADYGISVKQLETGQVAAINAEKVMYAASLAKLPVLYYTQEAINQGKISKDTKFKYISKVNDFYGAYDPSGSGSLPKKADNKEYTVADLMKKVAQQSDNVASNMLAYYVTDQFGPDFQNQIKTISGRTWDMKKRDVSPETINTVLEALYHQNGFVLDDLSKTDFDNKRISKNISDKVSHKIGDAYEYKHDAAIIYTQSPFIITIMTNKADYDDITDIADDIYEILK; encoded by the coding sequence ATGAAGAAAATAGTCCTTTTTATGCTACTTCCTTTTTTCTTTAAAACTCTTCCTGTTATTAGCACTGATGTTGATTTTAGTTTGACCGATACTCAAAGATATCAATTATCACAAACAGCTATCTCGCCGACAACTGGATTACAAATTCCAAAAAATCCAGTTTTAAAAACATCTGTCCCAGTTTATAAAGATGCAGATTTAAAAACGCCTGTAAAAACATTATCACCAGATGACCCTTTAATGATTCAATCTGTTGAAGTAAATCTATTGGGCTTACCTGTTTTTCATTTGGCAGATCAGACTTACATGTTAGCTGATGAAACCCTTTATTATCAGGATGTTGTATTAGACCAGATGCCATTGTCAGGAACTTATTGGACACGAAAGGTTGACAGCATTTATGATAGTCCTTTCGTCAAGGGGAGTAAAGAAGTTTCCCAGAAACCCAAAGACTACACACAAGTTAAGGTAACTGCAGTAGCTACAACACATAGTGGAACTTATTATCAGTTGGATCAATATGGTTGGATTGAAGGACATCTGATTTCTAATCAGGATACCAGAATGGAGAAAGTCCAAGATGTCTTGACAAAAAAATACCAAAAAGCTGACTATGGTATTAGTGTTAAACAATTGGAAACTGGACAAGTCGCTGCCATTAATGCTGAAAAGGTAATGTATGCAGCAAGTTTGGCTAAACTTCCTGTTTTATACTATACACAAGAGGCAATCAATCAAGGAAAAATCAGTAAGGATACCAAGTTCAAATACATTTCTAAAGTTAACGATTTTTATGGTGCTTACGATCCTAGCGGAAGTGGCAGTCTTCCTAAAAAGGCAGATAATAAAGAATATACTGTTGCTGATTTAATGAAGAAAGTAGCCCAACAATCGGACAATGTTGCAAGTAATATGCTAGCTTACTATGTTACAGATCAATTTGGACCAGATTTTCAAAACCAGATAAAGACAATTTCAGGAAGAACTTGGGATATGAAAAAACGTGATGTTTCACCAGAAACCATCAATACAGTGTTAGAAGCTCTCTATCATCAAAATGGTTTTGTTCTTGATGATTTGTCAAAAACAGATTTTGATAATAAGCGGATTTCAAAAAATATTTCAGATAAAGTTTCTCATAAAATTGGAGACGCCTACGAATACAAACATGATGCTGCTATTATTTATACGCAATCACCATTTATCATAACCATTATGACAAATAAAGCCGATTACGATGACATAACCGATATTGCAGATGATATTTATGAGATTTTAAAATGA
- a CDS encoding helix-turn-helix domain-containing protein, with product MELHNRLVGLRKSKKLSQEELAEKLYVSRQTISNWERGRTYPDINSLLLIATFFDVSLDNLIKGDVDIMENQVGQSQFKKWLIVGGMSWFLFSVAVPTRYRFSTGVVAPILGFLACLMIYSAFQVFYILKNRDLQTYADILNFLNPDKKAKTSISSELWFGVTLLFAVYIIFFAGTVVSALIFW from the coding sequence ATGGAGCTACACAATCGTTTAGTTGGTTTAAGAAAGAGTAAAAAACTCTCTCAAGAAGAATTGGCAGAGAAACTCTATGTGTCACGTCAAACAATTTCTAACTGGGAACGTGGACGCACCTATCCCGATATCAACTCACTGTTACTGATAGCAACCTTTTTCGATGTCTCCTTAGATAATCTAATCAAAGGAGATGTTGATATTATGGAAAATCAAGTTGGTCAATCGCAGTTCAAGAAGTGGCTTATTGTTGGAGGGATGTCGTGGTTTCTTTTTTCAGTGGCTGTACCGACGCGCTATCGTTTCTCTACAGGGGTAGTCGCTCCGATTTTAGGGTTTTTAGCCTGCCTTATGATTTATTCAGCTTTTCAAGTCTTTTATATTTTGAAAAATCGTGATTTACAGACTTATGCGGATATTCTCAATTTCTTAAATCCAGATAAAAAAGCAAAGACAAGTATTTCAAGTGAACTTTGGTTTGGAGTAACTTTACTTTTCGCTGTTTATATTATCTTTTTTGCAGGTACAGTGGTTTCAGCCTTGATATTTTGGTAG
- the hpt gene encoding hypoxanthine phosphoribosyltransferase, translating to MLEQDIKKVLYSEEEIIAKSKELGAQLTKDYAGKNPLLVGVLKGAVPFMAELIKHIDTHVEVDFMVVSSYHGGTTSSGEVKILKDVDTNIEGRDVIFIEDIIDTGRTLLYLRDMFKYRKANSVKIATLFDKPEGRVVDIDADYICYNIPNEFIVGFGLDYNENYRNLPYVGVLKEEIYTK from the coding sequence ATGTTAGAACAAGATATAAAAAAAGTTCTTTACTCAGAAGAAGAAATTATAGCCAAGTCAAAAGAACTTGGTGCGCAATTAACAAAAGATTACGCAGGAAAAAATCCTTTACTTGTTGGTGTATTAAAAGGCGCAGTTCCTTTTATGGCAGAACTCATTAAGCATATTGATACGCATGTTGAAGTTGATTTTATGGTTGTTTCTAGCTACCATGGTGGAACGACATCTAGTGGTGAAGTTAAAATCCTTAAAGATGTGGATACAAATATTGAAGGGCGTGATGTTATTTTCATAGAAGATATCATTGACACTGGCCGTACGCTTCTTTATTTGCGAGATATGTTTAAGTACCGTAAAGCTAACTCTGTTAAAATTGCGACACTATTTGATAAACCCGAAGGTCGAGTTGTCGACATCGATGCGGATTATATTTGTTACAATATTCCAAATGAATTCATCGTTGGTTTTGGTTTAGATTATAATGAAAATTATCGTAATCTCCCATACGTAGGTGTTCTAAAAGAAGAAATCTACACAAAATAA
- the tilS gene encoding tRNA lysidine(34) synthetase TilS yields MIKRIDFLKHVQKKQFFASHQKVLIAVSGGVDSMNLLHFLYVSRETLNIDIAVAHVNHHQREASQMEETYLKDWADNHNVPFYLGHFQGKFTEKKARDFRYNFFKDIMQRDGYTALVTAHHADDQIETIFMRLIRGSKLRYQAGIREKQAFANGELIRPLLPFSKKDFPDIFHFEDSSNQENDYLRNRIRNHYLPELRQENPNINQAILRHGQDMSLLIEALQDLTKVIDKQDCFVFRQQTPAVQRFLLEEYLSEFPDLQMGQSQFEQLLSNLNNAKSYDFPLKNHYYFKKSNERYSIYKISPETDSQLQEVLLEYGSLATLEQYSFSHGETPKDYLESIPLPSKNPVLLRHRKPGDRILVKNISKKLRRFFIDEKIHEADRQRTIIVEQDKHVVAVICQGKTYLSNPYYHGIMKGRLYIQKM; encoded by the coding sequence ATGATTAAACGAATTGATTTTTTAAAACATGTTCAAAAAAAGCAATTTTTTGCCTCCCATCAAAAGGTGCTTATAGCTGTTTCAGGTGGAGTAGATTCAATGAATCTACTGCACTTTTTATATGTTTCACGTGAAACACTTAACATCGATATTGCCGTAGCTCATGTGAATCATCATCAAAGAGAAGCCTCTCAAATGGAAGAAACTTATCTCAAAGATTGGGCTGATAACCATAATGTTCCTTTTTATTTAGGGCATTTCCAAGGAAAATTTACTGAGAAAAAAGCGCGTGACTTTCGCTATAACTTTTTTAAAGACATTATGCAAAGGGACGGTTACACAGCATTGGTAACAGCTCATCATGCAGATGATCAAATTGAGACGATTTTCATGCGACTAATCCGTGGCAGTAAGCTCCGATACCAAGCAGGAATAAGAGAAAAACAAGCTTTTGCTAACGGAGAGTTAATTAGACCTCTTCTACCCTTTTCTAAAAAAGATTTTCCCGATATTTTTCATTTTGAAGATTCGAGTAACCAAGAAAATGATTATTTGAGAAATCGCATTAGAAATCATTATTTACCGGAACTAAGGCAAGAAAATCCTAATATCAATCAAGCGATATTAAGACATGGTCAGGATATGTCTTTGTTAATAGAGGCTTTACAAGATTTAACTAAGGTTATTGATAAGCAAGATTGTTTCGTTTTTCGACAACAAACACCTGCTGTTCAGCGTTTTTTACTGGAGGAGTATCTGTCCGAATTTCCTGATTTACAAATGGGACAATCACAATTTGAACAATTACTGTCTAATCTGAATAATGCTAAGAGTTATGATTTTCCCTTAAAAAATCACTATTATTTCAAAAAAAGTAATGAACGTTATAGCATTTATAAAATCAGTCCAGAGACGGATAGTCAGTTACAAGAAGTTTTGTTAGAATATGGCTCATTAGCCACTTTAGAGCAGTATTCTTTCTCACATGGTGAGACCCCCAAAGATTATTTGGAGTCTATTCCATTACCCTCTAAAAATCCAGTTCTTTTAAGACATCGAAAACCAGGTGATAGAATTCTGGTTAAAAATATATCCAAAAAATTGAGACGATTCTTTATTGATGAAAAGATACATGAGGCAGATAGGCAAAGAACAATCATTGTTGAGCAAGATAAGCACGTTGTGGCAGTGATATGTCAGGGAAAAACATATTTGAGTAATCCTTATTATCATGGTATAATGAAGGGCAGATTGTATATTCAAAAAATGTAG